The Cellulophaga sp. L1A9 genome window below encodes:
- a CDS encoding 1-deoxy-D-xylulose-5-phosphate synthase, with the protein MNSSILQHINSPKELRKLSLEQLPTLAQELRAFIIAIVAAKEGHLGASLGVVELTIALHYVYNTPVDNLIWDVGHQAYGHKILTGRKEIFETNRQLNGISGFPKRSESEYDTFGTGHSSTSISAILGMALAAKLNGDSEKNHIAVIGDASIASGMAFEALNHAGATAANVLIILNDNAIGIDPSVGALKKYLTNVKKGTAKDENIFECLNFEYTGPIDGHDIELVIKTLEKLKNKKGPKLLHLITTKGKGLKQAEENQVTYHAPGKFNKETGDLLPKSEEFQPAKYQDVFGHTIVELAKQNEKIIGITPAMPTGSSLKFMMEEFPERAFDVGIAEQHAVTLAAGMTTEGFIPFCTIYSTFIQRAYDQVIHDVAIQNLPVIFCLDRAGLVGQDGATHHGLYDIAFLRCIPNLIIAAPMNEVELRNMMYTAQLGLDHPIVIRYPRGRGVLKEWKLPFEKIEIGKAQKLKNGTKIVVLSIGHIGNMVTDVLKEFEEKEKIGHYNMRFIKPLDLTELKRIFDAYEHIITIEDASKIGGFGSSIVAFANEFSYHKPITVLGVDDKIIEHGTTEELHHIAEIDAASLKLKINTILHATK; encoded by the coding sequence ATGAATAGCTCCATTTTGCAACATATTAATTCTCCGAAAGAATTAAGAAAACTGTCTCTTGAACAGCTGCCTACACTTGCTCAAGAATTAAGAGCATTTATCATTGCCATTGTTGCCGCTAAAGAAGGTCATTTAGGAGCCAGTCTAGGTGTCGTAGAATTAACTATCGCCCTACATTACGTATACAATACTCCTGTAGACAATTTAATATGGGATGTAGGCCATCAAGCATACGGCCACAAAATACTCACAGGCAGAAAAGAAATTTTTGAAACCAACAGGCAATTAAACGGTATCAGTGGCTTCCCCAAACGAAGTGAAAGTGAATACGATACTTTTGGAACAGGCCACAGCTCTACTTCCATATCCGCAATTCTTGGAATGGCACTGGCTGCAAAATTAAATGGCGATTCAGAAAAAAATCACATAGCAGTTATTGGCGATGCCTCTATTGCTAGCGGAATGGCTTTTGAAGCCTTAAACCATGCAGGAGCAACAGCTGCTAATGTGCTCATCATTTTAAATGATAATGCCATTGGAATTGATCCTAGTGTTGGCGCCTTAAAAAAATACCTAACCAATGTAAAAAAAGGTACTGCAAAAGATGAGAATATTTTTGAATGCTTAAATTTTGAGTATACAGGCCCTATAGATGGGCATGATATTGAGTTGGTGATTAAAACATTGGAAAAATTAAAAAATAAGAAAGGCCCTAAGTTATTGCACCTAATTACCACAAAAGGCAAAGGCCTGAAACAAGCCGAAGAAAATCAAGTGACGTACCACGCTCCTGGGAAATTTAATAAAGAAACAGGAGATTTGCTTCCTAAATCTGAAGAATTTCAACCTGCTAAATATCAGGATGTATTTGGACATACGATTGTAGAACTCGCAAAACAAAACGAAAAAATTATTGGCATCACACCAGCAATGCCCACAGGAAGTTCTTTAAAATTTATGATGGAAGAATTCCCTGAAAGAGCTTTTGATGTGGGTATTGCAGAACAACACGCTGTTACATTAGCCGCTGGAATGACTACCGAAGGTTTTATTCCGTTTTGCACGATATACTCTACGTTTATACAACGAGCATACGACCAAGTTATTCATGACGTTGCCATACAAAACCTACCCGTAATCTTCTGTTTAGACAGGGCCGGACTTGTTGGTCAAGATGGCGCCACCCATCATGGGCTATATGACATTGCTTTCTTAAGGTGTATTCCAAATCTGATAATTGCAGCTCCAATGAACGAAGTAGAGCTGAGAAATATGATGTATACAGCCCAGTTAGGTTTAGATCATCCTATAGTGATTAGATATCCTAGAGGACGTGGCGTTTTAAAAGAATGGAAACTACCTTTCGAAAAAATTGAAATAGGAAAAGCCCAAAAGCTTAAAAATGGAACGAAAATTGTGGTGCTTTCTATCGGTCATATAGGGAATATGGTTACTGATGTTCTCAAGGAATTTGAGGAAAAAGAAAAAATTGGCCATTATAATATGCGATTTATAAAACCTTTAGACCTTACGGAATTAAAGCGAATATTTGACGCTTACGAACATATCATCACCATTGAAGATGCCAGTAAAATAGGTGGTTTTGGAAGTTCTATTGTAGCATTTGCTAATGAATTCTCTTACCATAAACCCATAACGGTTTTGGGTGTAGACGACAAAATTATAGAACACGGAACAACCGAAGAGCTTCATCACATCGCTGAAATTGATGCTGCATCATTGAAATTGAAAATCAACACCATATTACATGCAACCAAATAG
- a CDS encoding cold-shock protein — translation MTGTVKFYNVSKGYGFITNDNTGKDIFVHATSLNGAELNEGDQVEYEEEDGKKGIVAGQVQVLG, via the coding sequence ATGACTGGAACAGTAAAATTTTATAATGTATCTAAAGGCTACGGATTCATTACTAACGACAACACAGGAAAAGACATTTTTGTTCATGCAACTTCACTGAATGGTGCTGAACTTAACGAAGGAGATCAAGTAGAATATGAAGAAGAGGATGGTAAAAAGGGCATTGTAGCAGGACAGGTACAAGTACTTGGCTAA
- the dgt gene encoding dGTP triphosphohydrolase, with product MNWEQLLSLKRQGDNHKRLRKEQDETRLGFEVDYDRIIFSSAFRSLQDKTQVIPLSKTDFVHTRLTHSLEVSVVGRSLGRIAGKKIIEKHPYLSEVHGYQMNDFGAIVAAAALSHDIGNPPFGHSGEKAIGEFFKTGGGQKYKGKLSDKEYQDIIDFEGNANGFRLLTASRQGVEGGLRLSYGTLGAFMKYPKESLPKKPTNHIADKKFGFFQSDKNEFVHVAQELGLVQTSTGASISYSRHPLTFLVEAADDICYTIIDFEDGINLGLISEEFALEYLIKLVKNSINTKKYTSMAHMEDRLSYLRALAINTLITDAVRIFVENETAILAGEFHVALLDKSDYKAQIDDIIKISIDKIYQSQEVIEKEIAGYKIISDILNVYTTALMNKKEDSASNYDKLLIKTLPGNYKITDGSAYDILLNTCCYVASLSDSAAVHIHNKIMGKQL from the coding sequence ATGAACTGGGAGCAGTTACTATCATTGAAAAGACAAGGAGATAATCATAAAAGATTACGAAAGGAACAAGATGAAACACGATTAGGATTTGAAGTAGATTATGATAGAATTATATTTTCTTCAGCTTTTAGATCGCTACAAGATAAAACTCAAGTAATACCTCTTTCTAAAACTGATTTTGTACATACCAGGCTTACCCATAGTTTGGAGGTTTCTGTTGTGGGCAGAAGCTTAGGAAGAATAGCAGGTAAAAAAATTATTGAAAAACATCCTTATTTAAGTGAAGTTCATGGTTATCAAATGAATGATTTTGGTGCTATAGTTGCTGCTGCTGCCCTGTCTCATGATATTGGGAATCCACCTTTTGGCCATAGTGGAGAAAAAGCTATTGGAGAATTTTTTAAGACAGGAGGGGGGCAAAAGTATAAAGGAAAACTTTCTGATAAAGAGTACCAAGATATTATTGATTTTGAAGGAAATGCCAACGGTTTTAGATTGTTAACCGCTTCTAGGCAAGGGGTAGAAGGTGGACTCCGATTAAGCTATGGGACCTTAGGGGCTTTTATGAAATACCCTAAAGAATCACTACCTAAAAAACCAACAAATCATATTGCGGATAAGAAATTCGGATTTTTTCAATCAGATAAGAATGAATTTGTCCATGTAGCCCAAGAATTAGGCTTGGTGCAGACAAGTACAGGAGCATCCATTAGCTATTCAAGACATCCTTTGACTTTTTTAGTAGAAGCTGCAGATGATATTTGTTACACAATAATAGATTTTGAAGACGGAATTAATTTAGGTTTAATCTCTGAAGAGTTTGCTTTAGAATATTTAATAAAGCTGGTTAAAAATAGTATTAATACTAAAAAGTATACTTCCATGGCACATATGGAAGACCGTTTAAGCTATTTAAGAGCCTTGGCAATTAATACACTTATTACAGATGCTGTGCGGATTTTTGTTGAAAATGAAACTGCTATTTTAGCAGGTGAGTTTCATGTAGCATTACTAGATAAAAGCGACTATAAAGCGCAAATTGATGATATTATTAAGATTAGCATTGACAAAATTTATCAATCTCAAGAGGTGATAGAAAAAGAAATTGCAGGGTATAAGATTATTTCAGATATACTGAATGTCTACACCACAGCTCTAATGAATAAAAAAGAAGATAGCGCTTCTAATTATGACAAGCTCTTGATAAAAACCCTTCCAGGTAACTATAAAATTACAGATGGTTCTGCTTATGATATTTTATTGAATACCTGTTGTTATGTGGCTAGTTTGTCAGACAGTGCAGCGGTACATATTCATAATAAAATTATGGGCAAACAATTGTAA
- a CDS encoding DUF3078 domain-containing protein — protein MQPNRLKLFTFLFLFLCLSKVTAQDSIPEPREIDSIAIDTIVIRSFQDHIKNIPRGANLTNPVISFKKTKPLKNKYQRFKIPSFWDIENKVGFNFSEVAFVNWNAGGNNSISGAANAKFVRNYKFRYIQWNSDLEVRYGLNAQEDRELRKTEDVIRLSSTFGYRKDTITNWYYSVKMNFNTQFSNGYKYPDTESPISTFMAPGYLFLGAGTSYIPEGEKFNLYISPVTQKATFVLDQDLANNGSFGVKKAVKDADGTILDKGKNVYMELGFLITNTWETEIMTNVLMNHRVSLYTDYLNSFGNIDVDWELNFNLKVNKYITSTIGTQVIFDDDILFDEVTDDNGIVTQKGVPKIQFKQILGVGLSYDF, from the coding sequence ATGCAACCAAATAGATTAAAATTATTCACTTTCTTATTCCTGTTTCTCTGCTTATCCAAAGTCACTGCACAGGATAGCATCCCTGAGCCCAGAGAAATAGATTCTATAGCCATAGATACTATTGTCATCCGTTCATTTCAAGACCATATTAAAAATATCCCTAGAGGAGCAAATTTAACGAACCCCGTAATATCCTTTAAAAAAACAAAACCTTTAAAAAATAAATATCAAAGATTTAAAATTCCTTCGTTCTGGGATATTGAGAATAAAGTAGGTTTTAATTTTAGCGAGGTTGCTTTTGTAAATTGGAATGCTGGGGGAAATAATTCTATTTCTGGAGCTGCAAATGCAAAATTTGTTAGAAACTACAAGTTTAGATACATCCAGTGGAATAGCGATTTAGAGGTACGTTATGGTCTAAATGCACAGGAAGACCGCGAGTTAAGAAAAACCGAAGATGTTATTCGTTTAAGCTCAACCTTTGGTTATAGAAAAGATACCATCACCAATTGGTATTATTCTGTAAAAATGAACTTTAATACACAATTTTCTAACGGATATAAATATCCCGATACGGAAAGTCCTATTTCAACATTTATGGCCCCTGGGTACCTATTTCTGGGTGCTGGTACTTCATACATTCCAGAAGGGGAAAAATTTAACCTTTATATTTCTCCAGTTACCCAAAAGGCTACTTTTGTTTTAGACCAAGATCTTGCCAATAATGGTTCATTTGGGGTAAAAAAAGCAGTTAAAGATGCAGATGGAACGATTCTAGATAAAGGTAAAAATGTGTATATGGAACTTGGTTTTTTAATTACCAATACGTGGGAAACAGAGATTATGACCAATGTTCTAATGAATCACCGTGTAAGTTTGTATACTGACTACTTAAATAGCTTTGGAAATATTGATGTGGATTGGGAACTTAACTTTAATCTCAAGGTCAACAAATACATTACAAGTACCATAGGAACACAAGTAATATTTGATGACGATATTTTATTTGATGAAGTTACAGATGACAATGGTATTGTTACTCAAAAGGGAGTACCCAAAATTCAATTTAAGCAAATTTTGGGCGTAGGGTTATCCTATGACTTTTAA
- a CDS encoding nucleoside deaminase, with the protein MILPFDDTYYMKKALQEAAFAFDKGEVPVGAIIVIQDRIIARAHNLTEQLNDVTAHAEMQAITAAANYLGGKYLKECTLYVTLEPCQMCAGALYWSQISKIVYAAKDLDRGCGAMGTTLHPKTKIVGGVLEEEASAMLKRFFNQKRNLN; encoded by the coding sequence ATGATACTACCTTTTGATGATACTTATTACATGAAAAAAGCTTTGCAGGAAGCAGCGTTTGCTTTTGATAAAGGAGAGGTTCCGGTTGGGGCTATTATTGTAATCCAAGATAGGATAATTGCCAGAGCTCATAATTTAACGGAACAGTTAAATGATGTTACAGCACATGCAGAGATGCAAGCAATTACGGCTGCCGCAAATTATTTAGGCGGCAAATACCTAAAAGAGTGTACCCTTTATGTAACCCTTGAGCCTTGTCAAATGTGTGCAGGAGCTTTATATTGGAGTCAAATATCAAAAATTGTATACGCAGCCAAAGATTTAGATCGCGGTTGTGGAGCAATGGGGACTACTTTGCATCCTAAAACGAAAATAGTGGGCGGGGTATTAGAAGAGGAAGCATCCGCTATGTTAAAGCGTTTTTTTAATCAAAAGCGGAACCTTAATTAA